In a genomic window of Vigna angularis cultivar LongXiaoDou No.4 chromosome 6, ASM1680809v1, whole genome shotgun sequence:
- the LOC108342081 gene encoding membrane-associated progesterone-binding protein 4, which translates to MSLKALATSPLSGITVLVVVLAFLLRFYTKFDTAERLFSGEELALFNGSDEGLPILLGILGSVFDVTKGKSHYGSGGGYNHFAGRDASRAFVSGNFTGDGLTDSLRGLSSIEVKSIVEWRDFYHKSYKYVGKLVGRYYDSQGNPTKYLKGVETKAARGAQLLEKQKMEEAKQPSCNSRWSQDEGGEVWCDVGYPRLVQRPLEIALTGKMSKRCACFEDSQLDQPGLEVYEGCEHRATRCKV; encoded by the exons ATGTCGTTGAAGGCATTAGCAACCTCTCCTCTTTCGGGGATCACTGTTTTGGTCGTTGTCCTCGCTTTCCTTCTCAGGTTTTACACCAAATTCGACACTGCTGAG AGATTGTTCAGTGGCGAAGAGCTTGCATTGTTCAATGGATCTGACGAGGGGTTGCCAATCCTCCTGGGAATTCTTGG aTCTGTTTTTGATGTAACCAAGGGAAAATCTCATTATGGGTCAGGAGGGGGCTACAATCATTTTGCTGGAAG GGATGCTTCTCGTGCATTTGTGTCTGGAAATTTCACAG GAGATGGTCTCACTGACTCACTGCGCGGTCTATCTAGCATTGAG GTGAAGAGTATTGTCGAATGGAGGGATTTCTACCATAAATCTTATAA GTATGTTGGCAAGCTAGTTGGCCGATACTATGACAGCCAAGGGAATCCTACTAAATATTTGAAAGGGGTGGAAACCAAGGCTGCTAGAGGTGCACAGCTTCTAGAAAAGCAGAAAATGGAAGAGGCTAAACAACCATCGTGCAATTCGAGATGGAGTCAAGACGAGGGTGGTGAG GTATGGTGCGATGTTGGTTACCCTAGATTGGTACAGAGACCACTAGAGATTGCTTTGACAGGGAAGATGAGCAAGCGTTGTGCATGCTTTGAAGATTCTCAATTGGATCAACCTGGTTTAGAGGTATATGAAGGGTGTGAACACCGAGCCACAAGGTGCAAAGTTTAA